Proteins found in one Aspergillus chevalieri M1 DNA, chromosome 2, nearly complete sequence genomic segment:
- a CDS encoding uncharacterized protein (COG:S;~EggNog:ENOG410PPK6;~InterPro:IPR021589;~PFAM:PF11500) produces MLGWMTGQNQNEQFAYSADNSKVLDPPETPAPVFALRAFKSALFGTPAPEEEDRDRVSRTKEQQPASRTREQVDSRKDHSTGSLKNDNIPTLKPDTAPTGNTMASPTKSILVTPGTISNRRKTVSFGDGVVDNERKQESPSKTPSLTTPTNLSTSPSSQWASGSSDGKPRSKLTQALLDSREKRSSKDFQLTQTSKPSENRSGGITSKMAPPSAGNDDNDETLNMNEPRSQSGKYWKTEFDKYRTKTDWEIKRLVQYRSVAKAYARKKDEEAVRLAGKLKQEEEKVAEMERHVSQLASTMVTEGDKHDKEKLIQDLTKQTALALQYKHRVTMLRKALEQHGVVSNEMEDIKEQPDGNDKTSEELRKTQQALEQANAKIKSMQNQRSDLSKLHDLSESSEQKASDLEKENTTLKHTLARFKSEMTKYEGRRKEKEAKLKQREAKLELRIREYRERLRTVTQRHRESQESLKESFEEERYSLLEQIERLKLTLGTLDRLPDFESGRLTLSPRKDYTGVNVYDFGQRSPQRGHENDETEEFGDPPSPSPRSKERRYRQLQSATDDPLDLRRAAQAMGIDIDGDDNSPSIYAEEEEGSQRQSRRFNHVPDDEGDVVIPPSSPPDLSSIKPSYNRKSSTRLDHGLDDQRTMSRGRYLADLEEEKQARAQQRRRRSPTKYGLEALSGNTKQQRLGLSESQRDAMPIDRKIAAQARLKRKEASRKAKEEAIGAF; encoded by the exons ATGTTGGGTTGGATGACGGGGCAGAATCAGAACGAGCAGTTCGCGTATTCCGCCG ACAACTCAAAAGTCCTCGATCCGCCCGAGACCCCTGCGCCTGTGTTTGCGCTTCGTGCGTTTAAGAGTGCGCTGTTTGGTACGCCAGCACCGGAAGAGGAGGACCGTGATAGGGTGTCCCGCACGAAGGAACAACAACCTGCTAGCCGCACGCGAGAGCAGGTCGATTCGAGGAAAGATCATTCGACAGGGAGCTTAAAGAATGATAACATACCAACGTTGAAGCCCGACACTGCTCCGACTGGGAACACGATGGCTTCCCCGACAAAAAGCATCCTTGTTACACCCGGTACCATCTCGAACCGGCGCAAAACCGTGTCATTCGGCGATGGCGTCGTGGATAATGAACGGAAACAAGAATCACCCAGCAAAACTCCTTCATTAACGACACCCACGAATTTATCCACCAGTCCTAGTAGCCAATGGGCATCTGGTTCGTCGGACGGGAAACCGCGCAGCAAGCTAACGCAGGCTTTGCTGGATTCACGCGAGAAACGCTCCTCGAAAGATTTTCAACTTACACAGACGTCCAAACCTAGCGAAAATCGATCAGGTGGAATTACATCGAAAATGGCCCCGCCGTCGGCAGGGAACGACGACAATGATGAAACCCTCAATATGAACGAACCGCGTTCCCAGTCAGGGAAATATTGGAAAACCGAGTTTGATAAATACAGGACGAAGACTGATTGGGAAATCAAACGACTTGTCCAATACCGCTCTGTTGCGAAAGCCTACGCCCGGAAGAAAGATGAGGAGGCCGTGCGTTTAGCTGGGAAGCTGAAAcaagaggaggaaaaggtCGCGGAAATGGAACGTCATGTATCGCAGTTGGCATCGACGATGGTCACTGAGGGAGATAAGCATGACAAAGAGAAACTGATTCAGGATCTCACCAAGCAGACAGCTTTGGCCTTGCAATATAAGCACCGTGTTACCATGCTGCGCAAAGCCCTGGAGCAACATGGAGTGGTTAGCAACGAGATGGAAGATATCAAAGAGCAACCGGATGGTAACGATAAAACTTCTGAGGAATTGCGCAAAACCCAGCAGGCACTGGAGCAGGCAAATGCAAAGATTAAGTCGATGCAGAATCAGCGGTCAGACCTCAGCAAACTCCACGATCTCTCGGAAAGCTCAGAGCAAAAGGCTTCAGATTTAGAGAAAGAAAACACTACACTCAAACACACCTTGGCACGATTCAAGTCAGAGATGACCAAATATGAGGGGCGGcgcaaagaaaaggaagcaaagctGAAGCAGAGAGAAGCCAAATTGGAATTACGAATCCGAGAATACAGAGAACGCTTGAGAACCGTGACCCAGCGACACCGAGAGTCACAAGAGTCCCTCAAGGAGTCCTTCGAAGAAGAACGTTACAGCCTGCTCGAACAGATCGAGCGTTTGAAATTGACCCTCGGCACTCTTGATCGTCTTCCGGATTTCGAATCTGGTCGCCTTACCCTCAGTCCACGCAAAGACTATACAGGAGTCAACGTGTACGATTTCGGACAAAGGAGCCCCCAGAGGGGCCATGAAAATGACGAGACAGAGGAATTTGGCGACCCTCCAAGTCCGAGTCCCCGCTCGAAGGAACGGCGCTATCGCCAATTACAAAGTGCAACCGACGACCCTCTTGACCTGAGACGAGCTGCACAGGCCATGGGGATCGACATAGACGGCGACGATAACAGTCCATCAATATatgcagaagaagaggaaggctCTCAAAGACAGTCCCGCCGGTTCAACCACGTACCCGATGATGAAGGCGACGTGGTGATCCCGCCCTCTTCGCCTCCAGATCTCTCATCTATCAAACCCTCCTATAACCGAAAATCATCGACAAGACTAGATCACGGTCTAGATGATCAGCGTACGATGTCTCGCGGCCGTTATCTAGCTGATCTCGAGGAGGAAAAGCAGGCCCGCGCTCAGCAGCGTCGCCGCCGTTCACCCACCAAATACGGCCTTGAAGCTTTATCTGGCAATACAAAACAACAACGACTCGGTTTATCAGAATCCCAACGCGATGCGATGCCAATAGACCGGAAGATCGCGGCCCAAGCACGTCTCAAGCGCAAAGAAGCAAGTCGGAAAGCGAAAGAGGAGGCAAT
- the cpcC gene encoding putative protein kinase (Gcn2) (COG:J;~EggNog:ENOG410PHNI;~InterPro:IPR036621,IPR017441,IPR008271,IPR016135, IPR016255,IPR024435,IPR041715,IPR006575,IPR000719, IPR011009;~PFAM:PF07714,PF13393,PF12745,PF05773,PF00069;~go_function: GO:0004672 - protein kinase activity [Evidence IEA];~go_function: GO:0004694 - eukaryotic translation initiation factor 2alpha kinase activity [Evidence IEA];~go_function: GO:0005515 - protein binding [Evidence IEA];~go_function: GO:0005524 - ATP binding [Evidence IEA];~go_process: GO:0000077 - DNA damage checkpoint [Evidence IEA];~go_process: GO:0006468 - protein phosphorylation [Evidence IEA];~go_process: GO:0010998 - regulation of translational initiation by eIF2 alpha phosphorylation [Evidence IEA]), with translation MPHKQKKASNHALRIGSPRAEKKQQQHQSVPNTPPPIVAPTNYREIHQNEVEALRSIYGDDFEEVENRRSAWHQSSDVCFRLHLRASSNPEVRIQLLVELPATYPKTYPNLSLENLAEFREGAQSRILDIVENKPKLLVGTEMIYELGVSIQDVLEDVAQAKEQDKDLPSLEEERMKQEAAAMHQAELERQEEIRKQEAATAEEERALQQLIENKIRERSRARLSRRKSRTAGMDSNGFTDDIEHVPGAIAFDPPLVMNDSDEQLLKFRAVFGKTLLKSIHGKETFTVRPVVSENRPHAPLLVLKEYSLEKGLGTLAFRERMRTSEDKLESIKKLRHPNLIDFVGFKINSPDIYDGSHDNAWKVYALVEYANKGSLVEFLDLVGTVPVEMLRSWMLQLLEGLEFYHRSGFVHGEIHSGRVMLFRSPTGGTTVKLQPSIEGALPSPAGGRSRSMATSKSPFWTPPELTQEDVPLSMKTDVWDLGIVLLQMGFGKDVMLRYTSANALMGALDLSSPLQDLLEEFFRPDPKKRPTAFQLQPSEFFRVDTPLIMQTSTANSMSLPRRPRMDSFGGISALSRYNQDFDEAGRLGKGGFGQVVKARNKLDGRFYAVKKISQKSAAALKDTLSEIMLLSRLNHPYVVRYYTAWLEEDFDLGDEDAVSSTDGDPFVSRDPGSVGFSTGGLDFISSSGYSGIQFGLDSDDEDAGSVSEQDRKETLDGYDDSESESGTEPSRMKTSSQGRPVFTTLYIQMEYCEKHTLRDLIRNGLYDDVDRSWRLFRQILDGLSHIHGHGIIHRDLKPDNIFIDVANNPRIGDFGLATSGQFMTAVRSSATADLGGNLTRSLGTTYYVAPEMKSGFTGNYNEKVDMYSLGVIFFEMCHPLATGMERDQTLREIREKNHTLPATFQHSDKVVQGKIIESLLNHTPNERPSAEELLHNGNIPLQVEEETFRRAIVHLLSDPNSPDYKKILSAIFSQSPKRFEDIAWDMDSRVSPAANELLVQGLVKDKLISIFRRHGAVESARQMLFPRSQHYNHGAVRLLGSSGNLLQLPFDLTLPNARAIPRQDPSLEKTFAFGTVYRETPHGGEPRTHKEVDFDIVSHNTLDLALKEAEVIKVLDEIIEEFPPLRSAQMCFMVNHSDLLQLIMEFCRITPSQIPLVKEIISKLNVGKWSMQKIRSELRSPAVGVASTSLDNLARFDFRDSPKQAHKKLRAIMEGTPFAERLTPIFARLNLIVNYLQEFDVKRKVYVNPLSSLNDKFFRGSILFQCVFDNKRRDVFAAGGRYDRLVQEFSPKASSRIQTHAVGFNLSWDRLSSSMLGHLKEPTKPSLKHSEAEAGAGTFWKTRRCDVLVASFDATVLRTVGIKVVQDLWSSDISAELAVDASSLEELLSKYRDHNHSWIVIAKQDSKERGFKVRSLAPREEYDLRASELVPWLRNEIRARNLREGTTDHSKQHRLPSQPDVSFPGNERTNDIRILVSQHRSKKSNRRNIVDSALQRSREVVEQALNGPIAAIDTRDDVLESIRDTRLSDPDSWRTVIQNAPPSERKYLSQVHELLCDLANESIMGDGTESYTNAFIYNYRTGSCLYYDLGRMSER, from the exons ATGCCTCACAAGCAGAAGAAGGCTTCTAATCATGCCCTAAGAATCGGCTCTCCCCGGGCGGAGAaaaagcagcaacagcatcAATCGGTTCCGAATACCCCTCCGCCGATCGTAGCTCCTACGAATTACCGCGAGATTCATCAGAATGAGGTGGAAGCTCTCCGCTCTATCTACGGAGATGACTTTGAAGAGGTCGAGAACAGGCGCTCGGCCTGGCAT CAATCCTCCGATGTTTGCTTCAGGCTCCATTTGCGAGCTTCGTCCAACCCAGAAGTCCGCATTCAATTGCTGGTCGAGCTGCCGGCAACCTATCCCAAAACCTATCCGAACTTGTCGTTAGAGAACCTGGCCGAATTTCGCGAAGGAGCGCAGTCACGGATTCTGGATATCGTCGAAAATAAACCAAAGTTGCTCGTTGGGACAGAGATGATATACGAGCTTGGTGTATCGATCCAGGATGTCCTTGAAGATGTGGCTCAAGCCAAGGAGCAAGATAAAGATCTTCCCAGTCTAGAAGAAGAGCGCATGAAGCAAGAAGCCGCAGCGATGCACCAGGCAGAGTTGGAAAGACAAGAAGAAATTCGGAAACAGGAGGCTGCTACGGCTGAGGAGGAACGAGCTCTTCAGCAATTGATTGAGAACAAAATTAGAGAAAGATCTAGGGCCCGGTTATCTCGACGAAAAAGTCGAACAGCTGGGATGGATTCGAACGGATTCACGGATGACATTGAGCATGTTCCAGGCGCGATTGCCTTCGATCCTCCGCTGGTTATGAATGATTCCGATGAGCAATTGCTGAAGTTCCGGGCTGTTTTTGGAAAGACTCTGCTCAAAAGTATCCATGGGAAGGAAACCTTTACTGTACGACCAGTTGTTTCTGAAAATCGCCCCCATGCGCCCCTTTTAGTCTTGAAGGAGTACTCGCTTGAGAAGGGACTTGGAACTTTGGCATTTCGAGAGCGGATGCGGACTAGTGAAGATAAACTGGAATCAATCAAGAAACTACGCcatcccaatctcatcgACTTTGTTGGTTTCAAGATCAATAGTCCTGACATATATGACGGCTCGCATGATAATGCCTGGAAAGTATATGCTCTTGTGGAGTACGCGAACAAGGGCTCTTTGGTGGAATTCCTGGATCTCGTGGGTACTGTCCCTGTAGAGATGCTCCGCAGCTGGATGCTCCAATTGCTCGAAGGCTTGGAGTTCTATCACCGCAGTGGGTTTGTCCATGGGGAGATTCACAGTGGGCGGGTTATGTTATTCAGGAGTCCGACAGGAGGAACCACCGTGAAATTGCAACCAAGCATTGAGGGAGCTTTGCCAAGTCCCGCAGGTGGCAGGAGTCGGTCAATGGCGACCTCCAAATCTCCGTTCTGGACGCCTCCGGAGTTGACTCAGGAGGATGTGCCGCTATCTATGAAGACCGATGTCTGGGATTTAGGCATAGTTCTTTTGCAGATGGGATTCGGCAAGGATGTCATGCTGCGCTACACTTCTGCGAATGCGCTGATGGGAGCACTCGATCTTTCATCCCCTTTGCAGGACCTGCTCGAAGAATTCTTCCGTCCGGACCCCAAGAAGCGACCTACAGCGTTCCAGCTTCAACCTTCCGAATTCTTCCGTGTTGATACGCCTCTGATAATGCAGACTAGTACAGCCAATTCTATGTCGCTTCCAAGACGGCCACGCATGGACTCCTTTGGTGGTATTTCTGCGCTTTCACGTTACAACCAGGATTTTGACGAAGCCGGTCGTCTAGGCAAAGGCGGCTTCGGTCAGGTCGTGAAGGCTCGAAACAAACTTGATGGTCGGTTTTACGCTGTCAAGAAGATCTCTCAGAAGTCAGCTGCTGCGTTGAAGGATACATTGTCGGAGATCATGTTACTATCCCGGTTGAATCACCCGTACGTGGTGCGCTACTACACAGCTTGGCTTGAAGAGGACTTCGACCTTGGTGACGAGGACGCTGTCTCCTCCACTGACGGCGATCCGTTTGTGAGTCGAGACCCCGGTAGTGTTGGTTTTAGTACAGGTGGACTTGACTTTATCAGTTCCAGCGGTTACTCGGGAATCCAGTTTGGCTTGGACagcgacgatgaagacgcTGGATCAGTCTCCGAACAAGATAGAAAGGAGACACTTGATGGTTATGACGACTCTGAAAGCGAGAGCGGAACTGAACCAAGCCGGATGAAGACCAGTTCGCAAGGGCGACCTGTGTTTACCACACTGTACATTCAGATGGAATATTGCGAGAAACATACTCTTCGTGATCTTATCAGGAACGGCCTTTATGATGATGTTGACAGATCCTGGCGCCTCTTTCGCCAAATCCTAGACGGGTTGAGCCATATCCATGGCCATGGTATTATACACCGAGATCTGAAACCGGATAATATCTTCATTGATGTGGCGAACAACCCGCGTATCGGAGATTTCGGACTAGCGACCAGTGGGCAGTTCATGACTGCAGTTCGTTCGTCTGCAACAGCGGATCTTGGAGGCAACTTAACTCGTAGCCTGGGTACGACTTACTATGTCGCGCCTGAGATGAAATCTGGATTCACGGGAAACTACAATGAGAAGGTTGAT ATGTATTCCCTGGGAGTGATCTTCTTTGAAATGTGTCATCCCTTAGCTACCGGCATGGAACGTGATCAGACACTGCGAGAAATTAGGGAGAAGAACCATACTCTCCCTGCTACATTCCAGCACTCGGATAAAGTGGTACAGGGCAAGATCATTGAATCACTGCTGAACCATACACCGAATGAGCGTCCATCAGCCGAAGAGCTTCTTCATAATGGGAACATCCCTTTGCAGGTCGAGGAAGAAACATTCAGAAGGGCTATCGTCCACTTGCTCTCCGACCCAAATTCTCCAGACTACAAGAAAATTCTTTCAGCCATTTTCTCCCAATCTCCCAAGCGATTCGAGGATATTGCCTGGGACATGGACTCGCGCgtatcgccggcagcgaatGAGCTATTGGTTCAAGGTTTGGTCAAAGACAAGCTGATATCCATCTTTCGCCGGCATGGAGCGGTGGAGAGCGCGAGACAAATGCTTTTCCCGCGATCTCAGCATTACAATCATGGCGCTGTGCGGCTGCTTGGGTCGTCTGGCAATTTGCTCCAGTTGCCTTTTGACTTGACTTTGCCGAATGCGCGCGCCATCCCTCGACAAGACCCTTCGCTGGAGAAAACATTTGCCTTTGGCACGGTCTACAGAGAAACGCCCCACGGTGGTGAGCCGCGAACTCACAAGGAAGTGGACTTCGACATCGTGTCGCACAACACGTTAGATTTGGCGTTGAAGGAAGCCGAAGTCATCAAGGTACTGGACGAAATCATCGAGGAATTTCCGCCGCTTAGATCAGCGCAGATGTGTTTCATGGTCAACCACTCTGATTTGCTTCAATTGATCATGGAATTCTGTCGTATTACTCCTTCCCAGATCCCGTTGGTCAAAGAGATCATCAGCAAGTTGAACGTCGGAAAATGGTCAATGCAAAAGATTAGGAGTGAGCTTCGTTCGCCTGCTGTTGGTGTTGCCTCTACATCGTTGGACAATCTTGCGAGGTTTGACTTCAGAG ACTCTCCGAAACAGGCCCATAAGAAATTGCGGGCTATCATGGAGGGCACGCCATTTGCCGAACGACTGACTCCAATTTTTGCTCGCCTGAACTTGATAGTCAATTACCTGCAGGAGTTCGACGTGAAGCGGAAAGTCTATGTTAACCCGCTTTCCAGTCTGAACGACAAGTTTTTCAGAGGTAGCATTCTTTTCCAGTGCGTCTTTGACAACAAGCGGCGCGATGTGTTTGCAGCAGGTGGTCGATATGACCGGCTGGTACAAGAGTTCTCCCCAAAGGCTTCTAGTCGCATTCAAACTCATGCCGTGGGTTTCAATTTGAGCTGGGATAGGCTTAGTTCGTCGATGCTTGGACATCTCAAGGAGCCGACCAAGCCGTCTTTGAAGCATTCAGAAGCTGAAGCTGGGGCTGGGACATTCTGGAAGACTCGGAGG TGCGATGTACTTGTCGCCAGCTTTGACGCAACTGTCTTGCGCACAGTAGGCATCAAGGTCGTTCAAGATTTGTGGTCTAGCGACATCAGTGCGGAGTTGGCAGTCGATGCCTCTTCCCTTGAAGAACTTCTCAGCAAATACAGAGATCACAACCACAGCTGGATCGTCATTGCCAAGCAAGACAGCAAAGAACGAGGGTTCAAGGTCCGAAGCCTGGCCCCAAGGGAAGAATACGACTTGAGAGCCTCAGAACTCGTTCCTTGGCTTCGAAATGAGATCCGTGCGCGCAACCTGCGCGAGGGCACAACTGATCATTCGAAACAGCATCGGCTGCCCAGTCAGCCGGACGTGTCGTTTCCTGGCAATGAAAGAACCAATGATATACGTATCTTGGTTTCTCAGCACCGGAGTAAGAAGAGCAATAGGCGGAATATCGTTGATTCGG CTCTTCAACGTTCGCGCGAAGTCGTCGAACAAGCCCTCAATGGCCCCATCGCTGCTATCGATACTCGGGATGATGTCCTGGAGTCTATCCGCGACACGCGTTTATCAGACCCTGACAGCTGGCGCACAGTGATACAGAATGCACCGCCGAGTGAACGGAAATACCTCAGTCAAGTACATGAGCTCCTCTGCGATCTTGCCAATGAAAGCATTATGGGTGATGGCACCGAGAGCTACACGAATGCCTTTATATACAACTATCGCACAGGATCTTGCTTGTATTATGATCTTGGACGGATGAGTGAGAGATAG
- the cwc2 gene encoding active spliceosome conformation promoter CWC2 (COG:A;~EggNog:ENOG410PG3V;~InterPro:IPR000504,IPR032297,IPR034181,IPR012677, IPR039171,IPR039173,IPR035979,IPR000571,IPR036855;~PFAM:PF16131,PF00076;~go_function: GO:0003676 - nucleic acid binding [Evidence IEA];~go_function: GO:0003723 - RNA binding [Evidence IEA];~go_function: GO:0017070 - U6 snRNA binding [Evidence IEA];~go_function: GO:0036002 - pre-mRNA binding [Evidence IEA];~go_function: GO:0046872 - metal ion binding [Evidence IEA];~go_process: GO:0000387 - spliceosomal snRNP assembly [Evidence IEA];~go_process: GO:0045292 - mRNA cis splicing, via spliceosome [Evidence IEA]), with protein sequence MADTEVVDPPQTTIPSPPPSGTEPTPNDGNALTTQPTETAITTTTEADGTQKKKKIIRRKRRPARPQVDPATIKSEPPPQTGTVFNIWYNKWSGGDREDKYLSKQAASSRCNVAKDSGYTRADKVAGSYFCLFFARGLCPKGHECEYLHRLPTLHDLFNPNVDCFGRDKFSDYRDDMGGVGSFMRQNRTLYVGRIHVTDDIEEVVARHFAEWGQVERTRVLTNRGVAFVTYTNEANAQFAKEAMAHQSLDHSEILNVRWATVDPNPLAQKREARRLEEQAAEAVRRALPAEFVAEIEGRDPEARKRKKIEGSFGLDGYEPPDEVWYTRTKELEDAGTAPQLEAPEQHLMIESAPPAAAAPFQQEQQQSGGIFSNSTVAALQGLAGGNVTTQKAAPSSGPLVAYGSDDESD encoded by the coding sequence ATGGCAGACACAGAAGTGGTCGATCCACCCCAAACCACAATCCCCAGCCCACCCCCATCCGGCACAGAACCTACCCCCAACGATGGAAATGCCCTCACAACACAACCAACAGAAACCGCAATCACTACTACTACCGAAGCAGACGGCAcccagaagaaaaagaagataaTCCGCCGAAAGCGTCGCCCAGCCCGCCCTCAAGTCGACCCAGCAACCATCAAATCAGAACCCCCTCCCCAAACCGGAACAGTCTTCAACATCTGGTACAACAAATGGTCCGGCGGTGACCGCGAGGACAAGTATCTCTCGAAACAGGCCGCGTCGTCGCGGTGCAATGTGGCGAAGGATAGCGGATACACGCGCGCGGATAAAGTGGCCGGGTCGTATTTCTGTTTATTCTTTGCGAGGGGTCTTTGTCCGAAGGGGCATGAGTGCGAGTATTTGCATCGACTGCCAACGCTGCATGATCTGTTTAATCCGAATGTGGATTGTTTCGGCCGCGACAAGTTTAGTGATTACCGTGATGATATGGGCGGCGTGGGATCGTTTATGAGACAAAATCGCACGCTATATGTTGGACGGATCCATGTTACGGATGAtattgaggaggttgttgCGCGTCATTTTGCGGAATGGGGACAGGTTGAGCGGACGCGAGTTTTGACGAATCGGGGTGTTGCATTCGTTACGTATACGAACGAGGCGAATGCGCAGTTCGCCAAGGAGGCTATGGCGCATCAGAGTTTGGATCATAGTGAGATTCTGAATGTGCGGTGGGCGACGGTTGATCCGAATCCGTTGGCGCAGAAGCGTGAGGCGCGGAGGTTGGAGGAGCAGGCTGCTGAGGCGGTTAGGAGGGCCCTTCCTGCTGAGTTCGTTGCGGAGATTGAGGGTAGGGACCCTgaggcgaggaagaggaagaagattgaGGGTAGTTTTGGACTGGATGGCTACGAGCCCCCGGATGAGGTTTGGTATACCAGGACAaaggagttggaggatgCTGGGACTGCACCTCAATTGGAGGCGCCGGAGCAGCATCTTATGATCGAATCTGcgcctcctgctgctgctgcacctTTCCAACAGGAGCAGCAACAGAGCGGTGGtatcttctccaactctaCGGTGGCTGCACTACAAGGATTAGCAGGTGGGAACGTCACGACACAAAAGGCTGCTCCGTCTTCGGGGCCTCTGGTAGCATACGGAAGCGATGATGAGAGCGATTAA
- the RBG2 gene encoding putative GTP binding protein (Gtp1) (COG:T;~EggNog:ENOG410PG8U;~InterPro:IPR027417,IPR005225,IPR012675,IPR031662, IPR006074,IPR006073,IPR031167,IPR012676,IPR004095;~PFAM:PF02421,PF02824,PF01926,PF16897;~go_function: GO:0005525 - GTP binding [Evidence IEA]), translating to MVNITEKIKEIEDEMRRTQKNKATEYHLGLLKGKLARLRAQLLEPTGGSGGGGSGFDVSKSGDARVALVGFPSVGKSTFLSKITKTKSEAAAYSFTTLTAIPGVLEYGGAEIQILDLPGIIEGAAEGKGRGRQVISAAKTSDLILMVLDATKRAEQRALLEAELDAVGIRLNRDPPNIYLKQKNAGGMKITFQTPPKSLDEKMIYNVLRDYKILNCEVLVRDENATIDDFIDVIMKDHRKYIRCLYVYNKIDGVSLDFLNELAHEPHTAVMSCELDLGVQDVVDRIWKELRLIRLYTKRKGEEPDFSEALIVRHNSSIEDVCDQIHRTLKETFKYALVWGASARHIPQRVGLGHVVADEDVVSIVAK from the exons ATGGTGAATATCACGGAGAAGATCAAAGA AATCGAAGATGAGATGCGCAGGACGCAGA AGAACAAGGCCACAG AATACCATTTGGGTCTTCTCAAGGG AAAACTTGCCCGTCTAAGGGCCCAACTCCTCGAACCCACCGGCGGCAGCGGTGGAGGCGGCTCCGGCTTCGACGTAAGCAAGAGTGGTGATGCACGAGTAGCCCTTGTCGGTTTCCCCTCTGTCGGTAAATCCACTTTCCTGTCCAAGATCACCAAGACCAAGAGTGAAGCCGCGGCGTACTCGTTCACTACGCTCACGGCTATCCCGGGTGTGCTGGAGTATGGGGGCGCTGAGATCCAGATTCTGGATTTGCCGGGTATTATTGAGGGTGCTGCTGAGGGAAAGGGGCGTGGGAGGCAGGTGATTTCTGCTGCTAAG ACGAGTGATTTGATTCTGATGGTCCTTGACGCTACGAAACGTGCCGAGCAGCGAGCTCTGCTCGAGGCTGAATTGGATGCTGTTGGCATTCGGCTCAACAGGGACCCTCC CAATATCTACCTCAAACAAAAGAACGCCGGCGGCATGAAAATCACCTTTCAAACACCGCCCAAATCCCTCGACGAAAAGATGATCTACAACGTCCTCCGCGACTACAAGATCCTCAACTGTGAAGTCCTAGTCCGCGACGAAAACGCCACAATCGACGACTTTATCGACGTAATCATGAAAGACCACCGCAAATACATCCGCTGCCTCTACGTGTACAACAAGATCGACGGCGTCAGCCTGGACTTCCTCAACGAGCTCGCTCACGAACCCCACACCGCAGTGATGAGTTGTGAGCTTGATCTCGGTGTTCAAGACGTCGTTGACAGGATCTGGAAAGAGCTTAGATTAATCCGTCTGTATACGAAGAGAAAGGGCGAGGAGCCGGATTTCTCGGAGGCGCTAATTGTGAGACATAACTCGAGTATTGAGGATGTGTGTGATCAGATTCACCGGACGCTGAAGGAGACGTTTAAGTATGCGTTAGTTTGGGGGGCTAGTGCGAGGCATATTCCGCAGAGAGTGGGATTGGGGCATGTTGTtgctgatgaggatgttgTTTCGATTGTTGCCAAGTAA